A section of the Rhizobium sp. Pop5 genome encodes:
- a CDS encoding NnrU family protein, translated as MTLLIVGIILFLGVHLVRVVAPDLRRSMIARLGENGWRAGYSLASILTLILLIYGFGQARQVTGMLYNPPVWMAHITITLMLIAIICLVASLLPAGHIATKTKHPMVLSVKIWALAHLLANGETSSVLLFAAFLAWGVIVRISLKRRQRAGEITLRPFVSAKYDLYAVVIGIVAWALIIWKLHEWLIGVSPL; from the coding sequence ATGACGCTGCTTATCGTCGGAATCATACTTTTTCTTGGAGTGCATCTGGTGCGGGTGGTGGCTCCGGATCTGCGCCGCTCGATGATCGCAAGGCTCGGCGAAAATGGCTGGCGGGCCGGCTATTCGCTTGCGAGTATTCTCACGCTGATCCTGCTGATCTACGGTTTCGGCCAGGCCCGGCAGGTGACCGGCATGCTCTACAATCCGCCGGTCTGGATGGCGCATATCACAATCACGCTGATGCTGATCGCGATCATCTGTCTCGTCGCCTCGCTGCTGCCGGCGGGGCATATTGCGACTAAGACCAAACATCCGATGGTGCTCTCGGTGAAGATCTGGGCGCTGGCGCATCTGCTGGCCAATGGCGAAACGTCGTCGGTGTTGCTGTTCGCGGCCTTCCTCGCCTGGGGCGTGATCGTGCGCATTTCGCTCAAACGGCGGCAGCGGGCGGGCGAGATCACGCTCCGGCCCTTCGTCTCGGCGAAATACGACCTCTATGCCGTCGTCATCGGCATCGTCGCCTGGGCGCTGATCATCTGGAAGCTGCACGAATGGTTGATCGGGGTTTCGCCGCTCTAA
- a CDS encoding glutamine synthetase beta-grasp domain-containing protein: MTKYKLEYIWLDGYTPVPNLRGKTQIKEFDAFPTLEQLPLWGFDGSSTMQAEGRSSDCVLKPVAIYPDPARTNGALVMCEVMMPDGVTPHPSNARATILDDEDAWFGFEQEYFFYQNGRPLGFPEQGYPAPQGPYYTGVGYSNVGDVAREIVEEHLDLCLAAGINHEGINAEVAKGQWEFQIFGKGSKKAADQIWMARYLLQRLTEKYGIDIEYHCKPLGDTDWNGSGMHCNFSTKYMREVGGKAYFEALMAQFEKNLMDHINVYGPDNDKRLTGKHETAPWNKFSYGVADRGASIRVPHSFVKNDYKGYLEDRRPNSQGCPYQIASQVLKTISEVPLAGSASAAA, translated from the coding sequence ATGACAAAATATAAGCTCGAGTATATTTGGCTCGATGGGTACACTCCGGTACCGAACCTGCGTGGCAAGACGCAGATCAAGGAATTCGACGCATTCCCGACGCTGGAACAGCTTCCGCTCTGGGGCTTCGACGGTTCGTCGACCATGCAGGCCGAAGGCCGCAGCTCCGATTGCGTGCTGAAGCCCGTCGCCATCTATCCCGACCCGGCCCGCACCAACGGCGCGCTCGTCATGTGCGAAGTCATGATGCCCGATGGCGTCACGCCGCACCCGAGCAACGCTCGTGCGACCATCCTCGACGATGAAGATGCCTGGTTCGGCTTCGAGCAGGAATACTTCTTCTACCAGAACGGCCGTCCGCTCGGCTTCCCCGAGCAGGGCTACCCGGCTCCGCAGGGCCCCTACTACACCGGCGTCGGCTATTCGAACGTCGGCGACGTGGCCCGCGAAATCGTCGAAGAACATCTCGATCTCTGCCTGGCTGCCGGCATCAACCACGAAGGCATCAACGCCGAAGTGGCCAAGGGTCAGTGGGAATTCCAGATTTTCGGCAAGGGCTCCAAAAAGGCTGCCGACCAGATCTGGATGGCACGCTACCTGCTGCAGCGCCTGACCGAAAAATACGGCATCGACATCGAGTATCACTGCAAGCCGCTCGGCGACACCGACTGGAACGGTTCGGGCATGCACTGCAACTTCTCGACCAAGTACATGCGCGAAGTCGGCGGCAAGGCCTATTTCGAAGCGCTGATGGCGCAGTTCGAAAAGAACCTGATGGACCACATCAACGTCTACGGTCCTGACAACGACAAGCGCCTGACCGGCAAGCACGAGACGGCTCCGTGGAACAAGTTCTCCTACGGCGTTGCCGACCGTGGCGCTTCGATCCGCGTTCCGCACTCCTTCGTCAAGAACGACTACAAGGGCTATCTGGAAGATCGCCGCCCGAACTCGCAGGGCTGCCCCTACCAGATCGCTTCGCAGGTTCTGAAGACGATTTCGGAAGTTCCGCTCGCCGGTTCTGCTTCCGCTGCCGCCTAA
- a CDS encoding glycosyltransferase family 1 protein, with amino-acid sequence MLQRPANTYSGESWANAASAGKLPERLVIVTDAWHPQVNGVVRSIENTNRELAKMGVEVSMVTPERFNSIPCPTYPEIRLSIASYRRIAREIAKHNPSYVHIATEGPLGLTARRWCLKNRMPFSTSYHTRFPEYVAARLPIPKSWLYSFVRWFHNGGAGCMVATPSLAHELSEKGIRNLMPWSRGIDATQFRPMALEEKPFSLPRPIFMTVGRVALEKNLPAFLDLDLPGSKVVVGDGPARAELEKQYPDVFFAGVKFGEELAQAYAQADVFVFPSLTDTFGNTILEALASGVPVAAYPVTGPLDIIGEDSEVGALNTDLRAACLAALSASREKAHALAMQYSWEAATLQFINNIRAANGVITPKWKKAWQFAKSLPRSRKPGETAGPLPSSD; translated from the coding sequence ATGCTGCAACGTCCGGCAAACACTTACAGCGGCGAGAGCTGGGCCAATGCCGCCTCCGCCGGCAAACTGCCGGAACGGCTGGTGATCGTCACCGATGCCTGGCATCCGCAGGTCAATGGCGTGGTGCGCTCGATCGAAAACACCAATCGCGAGCTGGCAAAGATGGGCGTCGAAGTTTCGATGGTCACGCCGGAGCGCTTCAACAGCATCCCCTGCCCCACCTATCCCGAGATCCGCCTGTCGATCGCCAGTTACCGCCGCATCGCCCGCGAGATCGCAAAGCACAATCCCTCTTATGTGCATATCGCCACTGAAGGGCCGCTGGGGCTGACCGCCCGCCGCTGGTGCCTGAAGAACCGCATGCCGTTTTCGACGAGCTACCACACCCGCTTTCCGGAATATGTCGCGGCCCGCCTGCCGATCCCGAAGAGCTGGCTCTATTCCTTCGTCCGCTGGTTCCACAATGGCGGCGCCGGCTGCATGGTGGCGACACCGAGCCTTGCGCACGAGCTGTCAGAAAAGGGCATCCGCAATCTCATGCCCTGGAGCCGCGGCATCGACGCCACACAGTTCCGTCCGATGGCACTCGAGGAAAAACCCTTCAGCCTGCCGCGCCCGATCTTCATGACCGTCGGCCGCGTGGCGCTCGAAAAGAACCTGCCGGCTTTCCTCGATCTTGATCTGCCGGGCTCAAAGGTCGTCGTCGGCGACGGCCCGGCGCGCGCCGAGCTCGAGAAGCAATATCCTGATGTTTTCTTCGCCGGCGTGAAATTCGGCGAGGAGCTGGCGCAGGCCTATGCCCAGGCTGACGTCTTTGTCTTCCCCTCGCTCACCGACACCTTCGGCAACACCATCTTGGAAGCGCTGGCCTCGGGCGTCCCGGTCGCCGCCTATCCGGTCACCGGCCCGCTCGACATTATCGGCGAAGACAGCGAGGTCGGCGCACTCAATACGGACCTGCGCGCCGCCTGCCTTGCCGCCCTCTCCGCTTCACGGGAGAAGGCGCATGCGCTCGCCATGCAATATTCCTGGGAAGCGGCGACGCTGCAATTCATCAACAACATCCGCGCCGCCAACGGCGTGATCACGCCGAAATGGAAGAAGGCCTGGCAGTTCGCCAAGTCGCTTCCAAGAAGCCGAAAGCCCGGCGAAACCGCCGGGCCTCTCCCGTCCTCGGACTAA
- a CDS encoding MarR family winged helix-turn-helix transcriptional regulator: MQDQLKLDNFICFAVYTASHALNRVYKPLLDTLGLTYPQYLAMVALWEQDGQTVGGLGEKLSLESSTLTPLLKRLESAGYIRRERSTEDERVVVIRLSEEGMRLKEKAIGIPGCIVEASGRDAADLTRLQAEIVALREALNKSVA, encoded by the coding sequence ATGCAGGATCAGCTGAAGCTCGACAATTTCATCTGCTTCGCCGTCTATACGGCAAGCCATGCCCTGAACCGCGTCTACAAGCCGCTTCTCGACACGCTCGGCCTCACCTACCCGCAATATCTTGCCATGGTCGCGCTATGGGAACAGGACGGCCAGACCGTCGGCGGCCTCGGCGAAAAGCTCTCCCTGGAATCGAGCACGCTGACCCCTCTGCTCAAACGCCTGGAAAGCGCAGGCTACATCAGGCGCGAGCGTAGCACCGAGGACGAACGCGTCGTCGTCATCCGCTTGAGCGAGGAAGGCATGCGCCTGAAGGAAAAAGCGATCGGCATTCCCGGCTGTATCGTGGAAGCGAGCGGCCGTGATGCGGCGGATCTAACTCGGCTACAGGCCGAGATCGTGGCCTTGCGCGAGGCGTTGAATAAGAGCGTGGCTTAG
- a CDS encoding sugar kinase codes for MSRRFLSIGECMVELSQAGDGLLRKGFAGDTFNTAWYARACLGPDWSVDYFTALGDDAMSDEMVAFIDKAGIGTSLIRRIRGKTPGLYMISLKDGERSFSYWRDNSAARSLAADPDRLREAVESADVVYFSGITLAILPQEDAATLLAEVRRAKAAGKLVVFDPNIRPRLWASYDVMHATISEGARSAVLVMPSFDDEAAHFGDDSIEATIHRYRALGAANIVVKNGAEGVRLNFAGEESFVPAEKVKKVVDTTSAGDSFNGAFLSRYLETGDAPAAARFAAGVAARVVSEHGALVVKEKLGLGA; via the coding sequence GTGAGCAGACGGTTTCTATCGATCGGTGAATGCATGGTGGAGCTCTCGCAGGCAGGCGACGGTCTGCTGCGCAAGGGTTTTGCCGGCGATACCTTCAATACCGCCTGGTATGCCCGCGCCTGCCTTGGCCCCGACTGGTCCGTCGATTATTTCACCGCCCTCGGAGACGACGCCATGTCGGATGAGATGGTGGCCTTTATCGACAAGGCGGGGATCGGCACGAGCCTCATCCGCCGCATCAGGGGCAAGACGCCCGGCCTCTATATGATCAGCCTGAAGGACGGCGAGCGCTCGTTCAGCTACTGGCGCGACAATTCGGCTGCCCGCAGCCTCGCCGCCGATCCTGATCGCCTACGCGAGGCGGTGGAAAGCGCCGACGTCGTCTATTTCTCAGGCATCACCCTCGCCATCCTTCCGCAGGAGGACGCCGCGACGCTGCTGGCCGAAGTCCGCCGCGCCAAGGCCGCCGGCAAACTCGTGGTCTTCGATCCCAACATCCGTCCCCGCCTCTGGGCGAGCTACGACGTGATGCACGCGACGATCAGCGAAGGCGCCCGCTCCGCCGTACTCGTCATGCCGAGCTTCGACGACGAAGCGGCCCATTTCGGCGACGATTCCATCGAAGCGACCATCCACCGCTATCGCGCGCTCGGCGCCGCCAATATCGTCGTCAAGAACGGCGCAGAAGGCGTCAGGTTGAATTTTGCCGGCGAGGAGAGCTTCGTTCCGGCCGAGAAGGTGAAGAAGGTGGTCGATACGACAAGCGCCGGCGACAGTTTCAACGGCGCCTTCCTCTCCCGATATCTGGAAACCGGCGATGCGCCCGCCGCCGCCCGCTTCGCCGCCGGCGTCGCAGCCCGGGTCGTCAGTGAACACGGCGCATTGGTCGTAAAGGAAAAGCTTGGTTTGGGCGCCTGA
- a CDS encoding ABC transporter ATP-binding protein, which yields MADRSLLRVENLTTQFELPAKGLFKPPVFLTAVNNVSFDLAEGRTLGIVGESGCGKSTLGRSILRLLKSQKGRILWQGRNLLDLTDEEMRAARRDMQIIFQDPIASLDPRMTVGDIIAEPLTVFEPKLSKAARTQRVREIMSAVGLVPEMINRYPHEFSGGQAQRIGIARAVVTKPKLIVCDEPVSALDVSIQGQVITLLRKLRKEFGLTLIFISHDLSVVRLISDDVLVLYLGRVVESGDCATVFDHPAHPYTQALFSAAPIPDPKLARLRTRIRLQGDPPSPLNPPKGCVFSPRCWKATDICRTEMPPTEEVRLGQKAACYHMDRP from the coding sequence ATGGCTGATCGATCGCTACTGAGGGTCGAGAACCTGACGACCCAGTTCGAACTGCCGGCAAAAGGCCTCTTCAAGCCGCCGGTTTTCCTCACCGCCGTCAACAATGTCAGCTTCGATCTCGCCGAAGGCCGCACGCTCGGCATCGTCGGCGAATCTGGCTGCGGCAAATCCACGCTCGGCCGCTCCATCCTGCGCCTCCTGAAATCGCAGAAAGGCCGCATCCTCTGGCAGGGCCGCAATCTTCTCGACCTCACGGACGAGGAAATGCGCGCCGCGCGCCGCGACATGCAGATCATCTTCCAGGATCCGATCGCTTCACTCGACCCGCGCATGACGGTCGGCGACATCATCGCCGAGCCCCTCACCGTCTTCGAGCCCAAGCTTTCGAAGGCCGCGCGCACCCAGCGCGTGCGCGAGATCATGAGTGCCGTCGGCCTCGTGCCGGAGATGATCAACCGCTATCCGCACGAATTCTCGGGCGGCCAGGCGCAGCGCATCGGTATTGCCCGCGCCGTCGTCACCAAGCCGAAGCTCATCGTCTGCGACGAACCGGTTTCGGCGCTCGACGTCTCGATCCAGGGGCAGGTGATCACGCTCCTGCGCAAGCTGCGCAAGGAATTCGGCCTGACGCTGATCTTCATCAGCCACGACCTCTCGGTCGTGCGCCTGATCTCGGACGACGTGCTGGTGCTCTATCTCGGCCGCGTGGTTGAATCAGGCGACTGTGCCACCGTCTTCGATCATCCGGCTCACCCCTATACGCAGGCGCTGTTTTCCGCAGCACCGATTCCGGATCCGAAGCTCGCGCGGCTGCGCACCCGCATCCGTCTGCAGGGCGATCCGCCCTCGCCGCTCAATCCACCGAAAGGCTGCGTCTTCTCGCCGCGCTGCTGGAAAGCGACCGACATCTGTCGCACTGAAATGCCGCCGACCGAAGAAGTCCGCCTCGGCCAGAAGGCCGCCTGCTATCATATGGACAGGCCGTGA
- the der gene encoding ribosome biogenesis GTPase Der: MSFTVAIVGRPNVGKSTLFNRLVGKKLALVDDTPGVTRDRRPGDARLMGLTFTIIDTAGLEEADEESLQGRMRAQTEAAIDEADLSLFVVDAKNGLTPVDTALAEMLRRRGKPVVLVANKSEARGSDSGFYDAYTLGLGEPTPISAEHGQGMLDLRDAIVEAIGKDRAYAKEDVAVTDVDIPQGADEGDDEDEEPVYDDTKPLRVAIVGRPNAGKSTLINRFLGEDRLLTGPEAGITRDSISVEWDWRGRTIKMFDTAGMRRKARVTEKLEKLSVADALRAIRFAETVVIVFDATIPFEKQDLQIVDLVLREGRAAVLAFNKWDMIEDRQAVLADLREKTDRLLPQARGIRAVPISGQTGWGLDKLMQSIIDTDRVWNKRISTARLNRWLETQQIQHPPPAVSGRRIKLKYMTQVKARPPAFMISCTRSDALPESYTRYLINGLRNDFDMPSVPIRIHFRSPDNPFEGKKRRT, translated from the coding sequence ATGAGTTTCACGGTCGCGATCGTCGGTCGTCCGAATGTCGGCAAATCGACGCTTTTCAACCGGCTGGTCGGCAAGAAGCTGGCGCTGGTCGACGATACGCCGGGTGTGACCCGCGACCGCCGGCCCGGCGATGCGCGGCTGATGGGCCTCACCTTCACGATCATCGACACGGCCGGTCTCGAAGAGGCCGACGAGGAAAGCCTGCAGGGCCGCATGCGCGCCCAGACGGAAGCGGCGATTGATGAGGCCGATCTCTCACTCTTCGTTGTCGACGCCAAGAATGGCCTGACGCCTGTCGACACCGCCCTTGCCGAAATGCTGCGCCGGCGCGGCAAGCCGGTGGTGCTCGTCGCCAACAAGTCCGAGGCGCGCGGCTCCGACAGCGGCTTTTACGATGCCTATACGCTTGGCCTCGGCGAGCCGACGCCGATTTCGGCCGAACACGGGCAGGGCATGCTTGATCTGCGCGACGCGATCGTCGAGGCGATCGGCAAGGACCGGGCCTATGCCAAGGAGGATGTTGCCGTCACGGACGTCGATATTCCCCAGGGCGCGGATGAGGGCGATGACGAGGACGAAGAGCCCGTCTATGACGACACCAAGCCGCTCCGGGTGGCGATCGTCGGTCGTCCGAATGCCGGCAAATCCACGCTGATCAACCGGTTCCTCGGTGAAGACCGGCTGCTGACCGGGCCTGAAGCGGGCATTACCCGCGATTCCATCTCGGTCGAGTGGGACTGGCGCGGCCGAACCATCAAGATGTTCGACACCGCAGGCATGCGCCGCAAGGCGCGGGTGACCGAGAAGCTGGAGAAGCTTTCCGTCGCGGATGCGCTGCGCGCCATCCGCTTCGCCGAAACCGTCGTCATCGTCTTCGATGCGACGATCCCTTTCGAGAAGCAGGATCTGCAGATTGTCGACCTCGTGCTGCGCGAAGGCCGCGCGGCGGTTCTCGCCTTCAACAAGTGGGATATGATCGAGGACCGGCAGGCGGTGCTGGCGGATCTCCGCGAAAAGACCGACCGGCTTCTGCCTCAGGCACGCGGCATCCGCGCCGTGCCGATCTCCGGCCAGACCGGCTGGGGTCTCGACAAGCTGATGCAGTCGATCATCGACACGGATAGGGTTTGGAACAAGCGCATTTCGACGGCGCGGCTCAACCGCTGGCTGGAGACGCAGCAGATCCAGCATCCGCCACCGGCTGTTTCCGGTCGCCGGATCAAGCTGAAATACATGACGCAGGTCAAGGCCCGCCCGCCGGCCTTTATGATCTCCTGCACCCGCTCGGACGCGCTGCCGGAATCCTATACGCGCTATCTGATCAACGGGCTGCGCAACGATTTCGACATGCCGAGCGTGCCGATCCGTATCCATTTCCGCTCGCCGGATAATCCGTTCGAAGGCAAGAAGAGGCGGACGTAG
- a CDS encoding ABC transporter ATP-binding protein, protein MPQEKDILLELENYSITFATPDGEVKAVSNMNLTVRRGERIAIVGESGSGKSQTFLGIMGLLAKNGRTTGQARLEGKDVLSLKPRELDQIRGKDMAMVFQDPMTALNPSLKISRQLTEQLEVHRGLTARAASAAALDMLKRVGIPDPTRRFHLYPHELSGGMRQRIVIAMALLTKPKLLIADEPTTALDVTIQAQILDLFNDLTAEMNTALIMITHDLGVVAGLADRVAVMYAGRIVEEAPVDELFDNPAHPYTAALHASIPRPDQDVDDLVVIPGRPPNLQHLPKGCNFSPRCSQVQNDCIDRPPSLETLAPRHCAACYHPFPRREELLNHG, encoded by the coding sequence GTGAAGGCGGTCTCGAACATGAACCTCACCGTCCGGCGCGGCGAGCGCATCGCCATCGTCGGCGAGTCCGGCTCCGGCAAGAGCCAGACCTTCCTCGGCATCATGGGCCTGCTCGCCAAGAACGGCAGGACGACGGGACAGGCGCGGCTTGAAGGCAAGGACGTGCTGTCGCTGAAACCGCGCGAACTCGACCAGATCCGCGGCAAGGACATGGCCATGGTCTTTCAGGACCCGATGACCGCCCTGAACCCGTCTCTGAAGATTTCCCGGCAGTTGACGGAACAGCTGGAGGTTCACCGCGGTCTGACGGCGCGGGCCGCATCTGCCGCCGCCCTCGACATGCTGAAGCGCGTCGGCATCCCCGACCCGACGCGACGCTTCCATCTCTATCCGCACGAACTGTCAGGCGGCATGCGCCAGCGCATCGTCATCGCCATGGCGCTGCTGACGAAGCCGAAGCTCCTGATCGCCGACGAGCCGACGACCGCCCTCGATGTCACCATCCAGGCGCAGATCCTCGATCTCTTCAACGATCTGACGGCGGAGATGAACACGGCGCTCATCATGATCACCCATGATCTTGGCGTCGTCGCCGGCCTCGCCGACCGCGTCGCCGTCATGTATGCCGGCCGCATCGTCGAGGAGGCGCCCGTCGACGAGCTCTTCGACAATCCGGCCCATCCTTATACGGCGGCATTGCATGCCTCGATCCCGCGCCCGGACCAGGATGTCGACGACCTTGTCGTCATTCCCGGCCGTCCGCCGAACCTGCAGCATCTGCCGAAGGGCTGCAATTTCTCGCCGCGCTGTTCGCAAGTGCAGAACGATTGCATCGACCGTCCGCCCTCCCTCGAAACGCTGGCGCCGCGCCATTGTGCGGCCTGCTACCATCCGTTCCCCCGTCGCGAGGAGTTGCTGAACCATGGCTGA
- a CDS encoding tetratricopeptide repeat protein — protein MAFNDDSFIREVNEELRSDQMKGAWRRFGRYIIVVAILIVVGTAGKVVYEYWDDNRSSSAGDQFLAAMKLADENKNDEALAALDKLEKEGHGAYPVLARMRAATVQAQKGDAAAAIAAFNEIGKDNGVPAAVRDAAKMRSGWLQIENGTYEQVSAAIEEMAVPGNAFRHSAREALGLAAYKAGNMAQARQWFQSIVDDTDSPRNVANRAHMMLDLITASGKAPAAQG, from the coding sequence ATGGCATTCAACGACGACAGCTTCATCCGTGAAGTCAATGAGGAATTGCGATCCGACCAGATGAAGGGTGCCTGGCGCCGCTTCGGCCGCTATATCATCGTCGTCGCCATCCTGATCGTCGTCGGCACCGCCGGCAAGGTTGTCTATGAATATTGGGACGACAACCGCTCCTCCAGCGCCGGCGACCAGTTCCTGGCGGCGATGAAGCTCGCCGACGAGAACAAGAACGACGAAGCGCTGGCCGCGCTCGACAAGCTGGAGAAGGAGGGCCATGGCGCCTATCCGGTGCTGGCGCGCATGCGGGCCGCGACCGTCCAGGCGCAGAAGGGCGATGCTGCTGCTGCGATCGCCGCCTTCAACGAGATCGGCAAGGACAATGGCGTTCCGGCTGCGGTGCGCGATGCCGCGAAAATGCGCTCCGGCTGGCTGCAGATCGAGAATGGCACCTATGAGCAGGTTTCGGCTGCGATCGAGGAAATGGCCGTGCCGGGCAACGCCTTCCGTCATTCGGCGCGCGAAGCGCTCGGCCTTGCCGCCTACAAGGCCGGCAATATGGCGCAGGCGCGCCAATGGTTCCAGTCGATCGTCGATGATACCGACAGCCCGCGCAATGTTGCCAATCGCGCCCATATGATGCTTGATCTCATTACCGCATCCGGCAAGGCGCCCGCCGCGCAGGGCTGA
- the gstI gene encoding glutamine synthetase translation inhibitor GstI has translation MPTGFHRESATIYQFPVRPPRTASRFERARVMEREAAEVCDAALDSCWYHDEAVRETDRPTKS, from the coding sequence ATGCCCACCGGTTTCCATCGTGAATCCGCAACGATCTACCAGTTTCCCGTCAGGCCGCCGCGAACCGCCAGCCGGTTCGAACGCGCCCGGGTGATGGAGCGCGAGGCAGCCGAAGTCTGCGATGCGGCCCTCGATAGCTGCTGGTATCACGACGAGGCGGTTCGCGAGACCGATCGGCCGACGAAATCCTGA
- a CDS encoding alpha/beta hydrolase, whose protein sequence is MSTVKTAVSAAALLAASAVGALADPVLEPTTQKFIDRLAGGKPIYTLSPADARNVLAGAQKGDVKKLAAKEEDKVIKAGPTGSIKLRIVRPEHAKGTLPVILYFHGGGWVLGDADTHDRLVREIANGTDAAVVFVDYERSPEARYPVAIEQAYAATKYVAEHAKEFKIDASRLAVAGDSVGGNMAAVVTLLAKERGGPAIDQQVLFYPVTDANFDNGSYNQFANGPWLTKEAMKWFWNAYLPDEAKRKEPTASPLQASLEQLNGLPPAFIITDENDVLRDEGEAYGRKLSQAGVKVTSMRYNGTIHDFVLLNAIAETPATRSAIAVANDTLRNALHK, encoded by the coding sequence ATGTCGACCGTCAAGACCGCAGTTTCCGCAGCAGCACTCCTGGCAGCCTCCGCCGTCGGCGCGCTGGCCGATCCAGTCCTCGAACCGACGACGCAGAAATTCATCGACCGTCTTGCCGGCGGCAAGCCGATCTACACGCTGTCGCCGGCCGATGCCCGCAATGTTCTGGCCGGCGCGCAGAAGGGCGACGTCAAAAAGCTCGCTGCAAAGGAAGAAGATAAGGTCATCAAGGCTGGTCCGACCGGCAGCATCAAGCTGCGCATCGTCCGCCCGGAACATGCCAAGGGCACGCTGCCGGTCATTCTCTATTTCCATGGCGGCGGCTGGGTGCTCGGCGATGCGGATACGCACGACCGGCTGGTGCGCGAGATCGCCAATGGCACCGATGCCGCCGTCGTCTTCGTCGATTATGAACGCTCGCCGGAAGCCCGTTATCCCGTTGCCATCGAGCAGGCCTATGCCGCGACCAAATATGTCGCCGAGCATGCCAAGGAGTTCAAGATCGACGCCAGCAGGCTGGCGGTTGCGGGCGACAGCGTCGGCGGTAACATGGCGGCGGTGGTCACGCTGCTTGCCAAGGAGCGCGGCGGTCCTGCGATCGATCAGCAGGTATTGTTCTATCCCGTCACCGACGCCAATTTCGATAATGGCTCCTATAACCAGTTCGCCAATGGTCCTTGGCTGACGAAGGAAGCGATGAAGTGGTTCTGGAACGCCTACCTGCCTGACGAGGCCAAGCGCAAGGAGCCTACGGCTTCGCCGCTGCAGGCGTCGCTGGAGCAACTGAACGGCCTGCCGCCGGCTTTCATCATCACCGATGAAAATGACGTTCTGCGCGACGAAGGCGAAGCCTATGGCCGCAAGCTCAGCCAGGCCGGCGTCAAAGTCACGTCAATGCGTTACAACGGCACGATCCACGACTTCGTGCTCTTGAACGCTATTGCCGAAACGCCTGCCACGCGCAGCGCGATTGCCGTCGCGAACGACACGCTTCGCAACGCTTTGCACAAGTAA